In Halalkalicoccus subterraneus, one DNA window encodes the following:
- a CDS encoding AbrB/MazE/SpoVT family DNA-binding domain-containing protein: MADTKLDDRGRLTLPKELRERYGERYHIVELHDGIKLVPLADDPLAMLRGEFADIEQSADELRKEARDAALNEAGR; this comes from the coding sequence ATGGCGGACACAAAACTCGATGACCGGGGCCGTCTCACACTCCCAAAGGAGCTTCGAGAACGATACGGTGAGCGCTATCATATCGTTGAACTGCACGACGGAATCAAGCTCGTTCCCCTTGCGGACGATCCGCTCGCAATGCTCCGAGGAGAGTTCGCAGATATCGAACAATCAGCCGACGAACTTCGCAAGGAGGCACGGGACGCAGCACTCAACGAGGCTGGACGCTGA
- a CDS encoding PIN domain-containing protein — protein MYAEVDFLLALIKDDDWLGDAAEEVYQKHRNDLWTSQFTLIELLLVAYREDRDTERVIANAATLLEVRGDVDTVVAAATYVEDHGFTPFDALHLVESAGDTIVSSDSTYERFAPRLDLRDIIEE, from the coding sequence ATGTACGCTGAGGTAGATTTCCTCCTCGCCCTTATCAAAGACGACGATTGGCTAGGAGACGCCGCTGAGGAGGTTTATCAGAAGCATCGAAACGATCTGTGGACCTCACAGTTCACACTCATTGAGCTGCTCTTAGTCGCGTATCGCGAGGATCGGGATACCGAGCGAGTTATCGCGAACGCTGCAACCCTCCTGGAGGTACGTGGTGACGTAGACACCGTGGTCGCAGCGGCAACCTACGTTGAAGATCATGGCTTCACGCCCTTTGATGCGCTACATCTCGTCGAGTCTGCAGGCGATACCATTGTTTCTAGTGATAGCACCTATGAGAGGTTTGCACCACGACTTGACCTTCGAGATATCATAGAAGAATGA
- a CDS encoding alpha/beta hydrolase, whose amino-acid sequence MSDPFTVESRDDPHQGQPLETAGAPPEAAAAVVILLHGRSSTAKNILRLADEFHHHRVMYLAPQAARRMWYPRSGYAPFKDNEPWFSSALDCVSEALEVAADADVPPERTLLLGFSQGGCLASEFVTRNPRHYGGLVVLSGSLLSPEVREEYAGSIDGTSVFLGCSSDDPYVTAARIHETARVFEQLDGEVTSRLYDGLGHAINDDEMQTINTLVNHLV is encoded by the coding sequence ATGAGTGATCCATTTACGGTCGAGTCGAGAGACGATCCCCATCAGGGACAGCCACTCGAAACTGCAGGAGCGCCACCTGAGGCGGCAGCCGCAGTCGTCATACTGCTTCACGGTCGCAGTTCAACCGCGAAGAACATCCTTCGACTCGCCGACGAATTCCATCATCATAGAGTGATGTATCTCGCTCCGCAGGCCGCCCGACGCATGTGGTATCCTCGATCAGGCTATGCACCGTTCAAAGACAACGAACCGTGGTTCTCGTCCGCTCTCGATTGTGTATCGGAGGCACTCGAAGTGGCCGCTGACGCTGACGTTCCACCCGAACGCACGCTTTTGCTCGGGTTTTCACAAGGCGGGTGTCTCGCAAGCGAGTTCGTTACCCGAAATCCCCGTCACTACGGCGGACTCGTGGTACTGTCGGGAAGTTTGCTCAGTCCAGAAGTGAGGGAAGAGTACGCCGGCTCTATCGATGGCACGTCGGTCTTTCTTGGGTGCAGCAGCGACGATCCCTATGTCACCGCTGCTCGTATTCACGAGACGGCACGTGTGTTCGAACAACTTGATGGTGAGGTAACGAGCCGGCTCTACGATGGACTGGGACACGCCATCAATGACGATGAAATGCAGACAATCAATACACTCGTTAACCACCTCGTCTGA
- a CDS encoding VOC family protein, with translation MLSDTLGIHHITGIVRDAQQNVDFYTGVLGLRLVTQTVNFNEKFTRHLFYGDEAGSPGTSLTFFPYPAEDDGRMGKPQITTAALVIPPKSVSYWRDRLTEHGISVEGPAERFDETVLRFFDPDGTQLELVTGESAVEPWVNGPIPTHHAIRGIHSVTLLSTNVFVTASVLNTLGFELIDQEGDRVRYRAPGDRATVVDLLDHDSDFGREGAGSIHHVAMRVPEEKQLYEWHDLFRECGYDVSRVTDRHFFYSLYVREPGGILFELATEQRGLTAEADLDTLGQSLFLPPWLEEDREMIESQLQPLTVPSLPELDE, from the coding sequence ATGCTCTCAGATACGCTCGGTATTCACCACATCACAGGCATCGTTCGCGACGCCCAGCAGAACGTCGACTTCTACACGGGTGTCCTCGGTCTACGTCTCGTCACACAGACGGTAAACTTCAACGAGAAATTCACGCGTCACCTATTCTACGGCGACGAAGCCGGCTCACCCGGCACGAGTTTGACATTCTTCCCCTATCCTGCAGAGGACGACGGCCGAATGGGGAAACCACAGATCACTACCGCGGCACTGGTAATCCCGCCGAAGTCGGTGTCCTACTGGCGAGACCGACTCACCGAACACGGGATCTCTGTTGAGGGACCGGCCGAACGGTTCGATGAGACGGTCCTTCGATTTTTCGACCCGGACGGTACGCAACTTGAACTCGTCACCGGCGAGTCTGCCGTAGAGCCGTGGGTGAACGGACCGATTCCAACGCACCACGCGATTCGCGGCATCCATAGTGTAACACTGCTCTCGACGAACGTCTTCGTTACCGCGAGCGTGTTGAACACGCTGGGATTCGAACTCATCGATCAAGAGGGTGACCGCGTTCGGTATCGGGCACCGGGCGATCGTGCGACTGTCGTAGATCTCCTCGACCATGACAGTGACTTTGGGCGAGAGGGCGCAGGGTCGATCCACCACGTTGCTATGCGTGTCCCGGAAGAAAAACAGCTCTACGAGTGGCATGATCTCTTCCGAGAGTGCGGCTACGATGTTTCGCGGGTAACAGACCGACACTTCTTCTATTCGTTGTACGTCCGGGAACCCGGTGGGATCCTCTTCGAACTCGCAACGGAGCAACGGGGACTCACAGCGGAGGCCGACCTCGATACGCTCGGCCAGTCGTTGTTCCTTCCACCGTGGCTCGAAGAAGACCGCGAGATGATCGAGAGCCAGCTCCAACCGCTCACCGTACCATCTTTGCCTGAGTTAGATGAGTGA